One Mycolicibacterium goodii genomic region harbors:
- a CDS encoding L,D-transpeptidase family protein, translated as MRRLLVSLCAAVVALASAPTAAAVDTPWFARSVGNATQVISVVGVGGSKAKMDVWQRGARGWQPVGVGIDAWIGANGMAPQTHDGEMKTPMGIFTLDFAFGTAQNPGGGLQYVQVGPDHWWDGDMKSPTYNTMQVCKKAQCPFDTDPRSGTENLNIPQYKHAVVMGVNKARVPGNGGAFFLHTTDGGPTAGCVAIDDATLVQIIRWLRPGALIAVAK; from the coding sequence GTGCGACGACTACTCGTATCGCTGTGCGCGGCGGTGGTCGCGCTGGCGTCCGCGCCGACTGCGGCGGCCGTCGACACGCCGTGGTTCGCACGTTCGGTCGGCAATGCGACACAGGTGATTTCGGTTGTCGGCGTGGGGGGTTCGAAGGCCAAGATGGACGTGTGGCAGCGCGGTGCGCGCGGCTGGCAGCCCGTCGGCGTGGGCATCGACGCCTGGATCGGGGCCAACGGGATGGCGCCGCAAACCCATGACGGTGAGATGAAGACCCCCATGGGGATTTTCACGCTCGACTTCGCGTTCGGCACTGCTCAGAACCCCGGCGGCGGACTGCAGTACGTGCAGGTGGGTCCGGACCACTGGTGGGACGGCGACATGAAGAGCCCCACCTACAACACCATGCAGGTGTGCAAGAAGGCACAGTGCCCGTTCGACACCGATCCCCGCAGCGGCACCGAGAATCTGAACATCCCGCAGTACAAGCACGCCGTGGTGATGGGCGTCAACAAGGCCAGGGTGCCGGGTAACGGCGGCGCCTTCTTCCTGCACACCACCGACGGCGGGCCCACCGCGGGTTGCGTCGCCATCGACGACGCCACGTTGGTGCAGATCATCCGCTGGCTGCGTCCCGGCGCGCTGATCGCCGTGGCCAAGTAG
- a CDS encoding nuclear transport factor 2 family protein yields MGDIYHVKEDIKQVKYRYLRALDTKNWDEFAQTLTEDVTGDYGQSLGEALHFTDRDSLVDYMRQSLGASIITEHRVAHPEITVDGDEATGTWYLQDRVIAPEFNFMLIGAAFYRDTYRRTADGWKISATGYDRTYDATMSLENLNFHLKPGAALHI; encoded by the coding sequence ATGGGTGACATCTACCACGTCAAGGAAGACATCAAGCAAGTCAAGTACCGGTACCTGCGCGCGCTGGACACCAAGAACTGGGATGAGTTCGCCCAGACGCTCACCGAGGACGTGACCGGCGACTACGGGCAGTCGCTCGGCGAGGCACTGCACTTCACCGATCGCGACTCGTTGGTGGACTACATGCGACAGTCGCTGGGCGCGTCGATCATCACCGAGCACCGCGTCGCCCATCCCGAGATCACCGTCGACGGAGACGAGGCCACGGGGACGTGGTACCTGCAGGACCGCGTCATCGCACCCGAGTTCAACTTCATGCTGATCGGCGCGGCGTTCTACCGCGACACCTACCGGCGCACCGCGGACGGCTGGAAGATCAGCGCCACCGGCTACGACCGCACCTACGACGCCACGATGTCTTTGGAGAACCTGAACTTCCACCTGAAACCCGGTGCTGCGCTGCACATCTGA
- a CDS encoding sulfatase family protein produces MTEPQRQNVLIVHWHDLGRHLGAYGHTDVSSPRLDQLAREGILFTRAHATAPLCSPSRGSLFTGRYPQSNGLVGLAHHGWEYRSGVRTLPQILSESGWHTALFGMQHETSFPSRLGFDEFDVSNSYCEYVVEQATRWLAEPPGRPFLLTTGFFETHRPYPRDRYEPADAATVAVPGYLPDTDEVREDLAEFYGSIAVADAKVGELLDALSSAGLDDNTWVVFMTDHGPALPRAKSTLYDAGTGIAMIIRPPRAAGIAPHRYDDLFSGVDLLPTLLDLLGVPIPDEVEGLSHAGNLAKGGNGSPQVRTEVYTTKTYHDSFDPIRAVRTKDYSYIENYAARPLLDLPWDIADSPPGRILAPDVLTPRPGRELYDLAADPGESNNLLGPDATDKAEAIAAELALLLNDWRQKTNDVIPSDFAGTRISERYTETYLAIHGRPATSRSAIAADRGIDEPHR; encoded by the coding sequence GTGACCGAGCCGCAACGGCAGAACGTGCTGATCGTGCACTGGCATGACCTGGGCCGCCATCTGGGCGCCTACGGCCATACCGACGTGAGCAGCCCCCGATTGGACCAACTCGCGCGCGAAGGCATCCTGTTCACGCGCGCGCATGCCACCGCACCGTTGTGCTCGCCGTCGCGGGGTTCGCTGTTCACCGGACGCTACCCGCAGAGCAACGGTCTGGTGGGCCTGGCCCACCACGGCTGGGAGTACCGCTCCGGCGTGCGCACACTTCCGCAGATCCTGTCCGAATCCGGTTGGCACACCGCGCTGTTCGGGATGCAGCACGAGACCTCATTTCCCTCCCGGCTCGGCTTCGACGAGTTCGACGTGTCGAACTCGTACTGCGAGTACGTTGTCGAACAGGCCACCCGTTGGCTCGCCGAGCCGCCGGGACGGCCCTTCCTGCTCACGACGGGATTCTTCGAGACGCACCGCCCGTATCCACGGGACCGCTACGAACCGGCCGACGCCGCGACCGTGGCGGTGCCCGGCTACCTGCCCGACACCGACGAGGTGCGCGAGGATCTCGCCGAGTTCTACGGGTCGATCGCCGTCGCCGACGCCAAGGTCGGGGAACTCCTCGACGCGCTGTCGTCCGCCGGACTCGACGACAACACCTGGGTGGTCTTCATGACCGACCACGGACCCGCGTTGCCGCGGGCCAAGTCGACGCTGTACGACGCGGGCACCGGCATCGCGATGATCATCCGCCCGCCGCGCGCGGCCGGTATCGCGCCGCACCGGTACGACGACCTGTTCAGCGGGGTCGACCTGCTGCCGACACTGCTCGATCTTCTCGGCGTGCCGATTCCCGACGAGGTCGAAGGTCTCTCCCACGCGGGCAATCTGGCCAAGGGCGGCAACGGTTCTCCGCAGGTGCGCACCGAGGTGTACACCACCAAGACATACCACGATTCATTCGACCCGATCCGCGCGGTGCGGACCAAGGATTACAGCTACATCGAAAACTACGCTGCCCGACCGTTGTTGGACCTGCCGTGGGACATCGCCGACAGCCCGCCGGGGCGGATCCTCGCACCTGACGTCCTCACCCCGCGTCCCGGTCGCGAACTGTACGACCTCGCGGCCGACCCGGGAGAGTCGAACAACCTGCTGGGACCGGACGCCACCGACAAGGCCGAGGCGATCGCCGCCGAACTCGCCCTGCTGCTCAACGACTGGCGCCAGAAGACCAACGACGTCATACCGTCGGATTTCGCGGGCACGAGGATCTCCGAGCGCTACACCGAGACGTACCTGGCCATCCACGGCCGCCCGGCCACCAGCAGGTCGGCGATCGCGGCCGACCGCGGGATCGACGAACCGCACCGGTAG
- a CDS encoding trans-aconitate 2-methyltransferase yields MWNPETYLNFADHRARPFYELVARVGARAPRRVVDLGCGPGNLTETLARRWPDAVVEAWDSSAEMVAAARERGVDARIGAIEEWEPDPDTDVVVSNAALQWVPSHRELIVRWTGQLPAGAWLAFQVPGNFDSPSHRAVRALARSDAFAEALRDMPWREAHQVDDPADYAGLLTDAGCVVDAWETTYVHELTGETPVLDWITGTALTQVRSRLDDAAWQEYRRAIIPLLAEAYPRRPDGITYFPFRRVFVVARIT; encoded by the coding sequence GTGTGGAATCCCGAGACGTACCTGAATTTCGCAGATCACCGGGCACGCCCGTTCTACGAACTGGTGGCGCGCGTCGGTGCGCGGGCCCCGCGCCGCGTGGTCGACCTGGGCTGCGGCCCGGGCAACCTCACCGAGACGTTGGCGCGGCGCTGGCCGGACGCGGTCGTGGAGGCGTGGGACTCCTCCGCCGAGATGGTGGCCGCTGCCCGTGAACGGGGCGTCGACGCCCGCATCGGCGCCATCGAAGAATGGGAACCGGACCCCGACACCGATGTGGTCGTGTCGAACGCCGCGCTGCAATGGGTGCCGTCCCACCGTGAGCTGATCGTGCGGTGGACCGGCCAACTGCCCGCCGGTGCGTGGCTGGCGTTCCAGGTGCCCGGGAACTTCGACTCGCCGTCACATCGAGCGGTACGCGCCCTCGCCCGCAGTGACGCGTTCGCCGAGGCGCTTCGGGACATGCCGTGGCGGGAGGCGCATCAGGTCGACGATCCGGCGGACTACGCCGGTCTGCTCACCGACGCCGGTTGCGTGGTGGATGCGTGGGAGACCACGTACGTGCACGAGTTGACCGGTGAGACACCGGTTCTCGATTGGATCACCGGTACGGCGCTCACCCAGGTCAGGAGTCGACTCGATGATGCCGCGTGGCAGGAGTACCGCCGTGCCATCATCCCGCTGCTCGCCGAGGCCTACCCGCGGCGGCCGGACGGCATCACGTACTTTCCGTTCCGGCGCGTGTTCGTGGTCGCCCGGATCACGTGA
- a CDS encoding phosphatase PAP2 family protein, with product MERTRGLLITTAVSAVAVYALMWVGYRSGWAWLVAFDDAGLDPAFRYGTEHPAWVTGWDVFCTVLGPYAFRIAFAVFIVVALVRRRFRPAVFALLSVELSGLVTQLAKLASDRPRPPTALVYASWTSFPSGHAVGVMTSVLAVLALAWPLLRKAWRGWAVTAGVLVIVAIGVGRVVLNVHHPSDVIAGWALGYAFFVVCLLVAPPYPALTARDETPEARDIVR from the coding sequence GTGGAGAGAACCCGCGGGTTGCTGATCACGACGGCGGTGTCAGCCGTCGCGGTGTATGCGCTCATGTGGGTCGGGTACCGGTCGGGGTGGGCGTGGCTCGTCGCGTTCGACGACGCCGGGCTGGACCCGGCGTTCCGGTACGGCACCGAACACCCGGCGTGGGTGACCGGATGGGATGTCTTCTGCACCGTCCTCGGGCCGTACGCGTTCCGGATCGCGTTTGCGGTGTTCATCGTGGTCGCCCTGGTGCGGCGCCGGTTCCGTCCCGCGGTGTTCGCGTTGCTTTCGGTGGAGCTGAGCGGTCTGGTCACCCAGCTGGCGAAGCTGGCCTCAGACCGTCCGCGCCCACCCACCGCGCTCGTGTACGCGTCGTGGACGTCGTTCCCGTCCGGACACGCGGTCGGGGTGATGACGAGTGTGCTGGCCGTGCTCGCGCTGGCGTGGCCACTGCTGCGCAAGGCGTGGCGCGGCTGGGCGGTGACCGCGGGTGTGCTGGTCATCGTGGCCATCGGGGTGGGGCGCGTGGTACTCAATGTCCACCACCCGTCCGACGTGATCGCGGGCTGGGCGCTGGGATATGCCTTCTTCGTCGTGTGCCTGCTCGTCGCGCCGCCGTATCCCGCGCTCACGGCAAGGGACGAAACACCGGAAGCACGCGATATCGTGCGGTGA
- a CDS encoding amidohydrolase family protein, whose translation MDEIAAVRGIWSELGLPGIIDVHTHFMPKNVMDKVWQYFDSQGPLIGREWPITYRADEQQRLATLREFGVRRFTSLVYPHKPDMAAWLNQWAREFGRNTPDCLATATFYPEEQAGRYVAQAIDEGTQIFKVHIQVGAYDPNDPLLDEVWGLIEDAAVPVVIHCGSGPAPGEYTGPAPVEKLLARHPRLVLIVAHMGMPEYSEFLGLAEKYDSVRLDTTMAFTPFAEAMTPFPVADRGRLYAMGERILFGSDFPNIPYGYADALRHTMDLPGIDDTWRRNVLHDNAARLFGLDGA comes from the coding sequence ATGGACGAGATCGCAGCGGTGCGCGGTATCTGGTCGGAGCTCGGCCTGCCGGGCATCATCGACGTGCACACCCACTTCATGCCGAAGAACGTCATGGACAAGGTGTGGCAGTACTTCGACAGCCAGGGCCCGCTCATCGGCCGGGAGTGGCCGATCACCTATCGCGCCGACGAACAGCAGCGCCTGGCGACGCTGCGCGAATTCGGGGTGCGGCGGTTCACGTCGCTGGTCTACCCTCACAAGCCCGACATGGCCGCCTGGCTCAACCAGTGGGCGCGTGAGTTCGGCCGCAACACACCGGACTGCCTGGCAACCGCCACGTTCTATCCCGAGGAGCAGGCCGGGCGCTACGTCGCCCAGGCGATCGACGAGGGCACGCAGATCTTCAAGGTGCACATCCAGGTGGGCGCGTACGACCCCAACGATCCGTTGCTGGACGAGGTGTGGGGCCTGATCGAGGACGCGGCCGTTCCCGTGGTGATCCACTGCGGTTCCGGTCCGGCGCCCGGCGAGTACACCGGGCCGGCACCGGTGGAGAAGCTGCTGGCCCGCCATCCGCGCCTGGTGCTGATCGTCGCGCACATGGGAATGCCCGAGTACAGCGAATTCCTCGGCCTGGCCGAGAAATACGACTCGGTCCGGCTCGACACCACGATGGCGTTCACGCCGTTCGCCGAAGCCATGACCCCGTTTCCCGTCGCCGACCGAGGCCGGCTGTACGCCATGGGTGAGCGCATCCTGTTCGGCAGCGACTTCCCGAACATCCCCTACGGCTACGCCGACGCGCTGCGGCACACGATGGACCTGCCCGGCATCGATGACACCTGGCGTCGCAATGTGCTGCACGACAACGCCGCCCGGCTGTTCGGCCTCGACGGAGCCTGA
- a CDS encoding bifunctional phosphatase PAP2/diacylglycerol kinase family protein, giving the protein MDVRKIGRGLGTLDREVFEAVAESPSPLLDSVMPKLTRAADHSKLWFAIAAGLGAFGGSSARRGAVRGVASLAVTSLLTNQVAKRIWRRPRPDRSIIPLVRQTRRIPTSHSLPSGHSASAAAFAVGVGLETAPVGLPLALLAGLVGLSRVATGAHYPGDVFAGFGIGATIAILGARIVPTIPATSLPTSEPLRYKTAPRPEGDGVTLVINPASGSGTGARVVDEVREALPQAEIVELDDGDDIEKVLREAASRSEVLAVGGGDGTVACAAAVAVESGVPLAVFPGGTFNHFAKDIGCVTVARTVEAIQQGSAAYVDLVCLNDKQMVLNTASIGAYPKFVRIREKLERRLGKRVAAAYALYLTLRRDEPVRITYDDKTVETSLFFLGNSVYFPSGFAPSLRPRMDDGLIDVRILETGKRFGRLRIAISMALGRLERSPLYHEMQVPEFRFSTVDGPTVLAHDGEVGEPCTEAAFTARYRVLPVFRPLP; this is encoded by the coding sequence ATGGACGTGCGAAAAATCGGTCGCGGACTCGGCACGCTGGACCGCGAGGTCTTCGAGGCGGTCGCCGAATCCCCAAGCCCGCTGCTCGACTCCGTCATGCCCAAGCTGACCAGGGCCGCCGACCACTCGAAGCTGTGGTTCGCGATCGCGGCCGGCCTCGGCGCATTCGGTGGGTCGTCGGCGCGGCGCGGCGCGGTCCGAGGGGTCGCAAGCCTGGCCGTCACGAGCCTGCTGACCAATCAGGTCGCCAAGCGGATCTGGCGCCGCCCCCGGCCCGATCGCAGCATCATCCCGCTCGTCCGGCAGACGCGTCGCATCCCCACGTCGCATTCCCTGCCGTCGGGGCACTCGGCCAGCGCCGCGGCGTTCGCGGTCGGCGTCGGGCTGGAAACCGCCCCGGTGGGTCTTCCGCTCGCGTTGCTCGCCGGGCTCGTCGGCCTGTCGCGGGTGGCGACGGGCGCACACTATCCGGGTGACGTGTTCGCCGGCTTCGGCATCGGCGCCACCATCGCGATCCTCGGTGCCCGCATCGTGCCGACCATCCCGGCGACGAGCCTGCCGACGTCCGAACCGCTGCGATACAAGACCGCGCCCCGCCCGGAGGGCGACGGTGTCACGCTGGTGATCAACCCGGCGTCCGGCAGCGGAACCGGCGCCCGCGTCGTCGACGAGGTACGCGAGGCACTTCCGCAGGCCGAGATCGTCGAACTCGACGACGGCGACGACATCGAGAAGGTGCTGCGGGAAGCCGCGTCGCGCAGCGAGGTCCTCGCCGTGGGCGGCGGCGACGGCACCGTGGCGTGCGCGGCGGCGGTCGCGGTGGAGTCGGGTGTGCCGCTGGCGGTGTTCCCGGGAGGGACGTTCAACCACTTCGCGAAGGACATCGGGTGCGTCACCGTGGCGCGCACGGTCGAAGCCATCCAGCAGGGCAGCGCCGCATATGTGGACCTGGTGTGTCTCAACGACAAGCAGATGGTGCTCAACACCGCCAGCATCGGCGCATACCCGAAGTTCGTGCGGATCAGGGAGAAGCTCGAACGGCGCCTGGGTAAACGGGTCGCCGCGGCATACGCGCTGTACCTCACGCTGCGCCGTGACGAACCGGTCCGCATCACCTACGACGACAAGACCGTGGAAACCTCGCTCTTCTTCCTCGGCAACTCCGTGTACTTCCCGTCCGGATTCGCGCCGTCGCTGCGGCCGCGCATGGATGACGGTCTCATCGACGTGCGGATCCTCGAGACGGGCAAGCGATTCGGGCGGCTACGCATCGCCATCTCGATGGCGCTGGGGCGGCTCGAACGCAGCCCGCTGTACCACGAGATGCAGGTGCCGGAGTTCCGGTTCTCCACCGTCGACGGGCCGACGGTGCTCGCCCACGACGGCGAGGTCGGTGAGCCGTGCACCGAGGCGGCGTTCACCGCACGATATCGCGTGCTTCCGGTGTTTCGTCCCTTGCCGTGA
- the eccE gene encoding type VII secretion protein EccE yields MTARMALASLFVVAAVLARPWQSITERWVLGVSIAAVIVLLAWCGDTFLTTRIGRSVAMVRRNRAKDVFSTDPSRATVVLRVDPAAPAQLPIAVRYLDRYGIKCDKVRITHRDAGGTRRSWVSLTVDAVDNLPALRARSPRIPLQDTTEVVGRRLADHLREQGWTVTIVDGVDTPLPVPGKEKWRGVADAAGHVAAYRVKVDDRLDAVLAEIGRLPAEETWTALEFTGSPTQPLLTVGAAVRTQDRPGAKAPLAGLTPARGRHRPALAALNPLSTDRLDGTPAALPEVVFGSVERDARQEAGHPA; encoded by the coding sequence ATGACCGCCCGGATGGCGTTGGCATCCCTTTTCGTCGTCGCCGCGGTGCTGGCCCGGCCGTGGCAGAGCATCACCGAGCGCTGGGTTCTCGGTGTCTCGATCGCCGCGGTGATCGTGCTTCTGGCTTGGTGTGGTGACACGTTCCTGACGACCAGAATCGGCCGCAGCGTCGCGATGGTGCGGCGCAACCGCGCCAAGGACGTCTTCTCGACAGATCCGTCGAGAGCCACCGTGGTGCTGCGCGTCGACCCGGCCGCACCCGCTCAATTGCCCATCGCGGTCCGGTATCTGGACCGGTACGGCATCAAATGCGACAAGGTGCGGATCACCCACCGCGACGCGGGTGGCACCAGGCGCAGCTGGGTCAGTCTCACGGTCGACGCCGTCGACAACCTGCCCGCGCTGCGGGCACGCTCCCCGCGAATCCCGTTGCAGGACACGACCGAGGTCGTGGGGCGTCGGCTCGCCGACCACCTGCGTGAGCAGGGCTGGACGGTCACGATCGTCGATGGTGTGGACACACCGCTGCCCGTGCCCGGAAAGGAGAAGTGGCGCGGGGTCGCCGACGCGGCCGGTCACGTCGCGGCGTATCGGGTCAAGGTCGACGATCGTCTCGACGCGGTACTCGCCGAGATCGGACGTCTGCCCGCCGAGGAGACCTGGACCGCACTGGAATTCACCGGGTCACCGACGCAGCCGTTGCTCACCGTCGGCGCCGCCGTGCGCACGCAGGACCGCCCTGGCGCCAAGGCGCCGCTGGCCGGGCTGACCCCGGCACGCGGCCGGCACCGGCCCGCCCTCGCGGCACTGAACCCGTTGTCGACCGACCGGCTGGACGGAACCCCGGCCGCGTTGCCCGAGGTGGTGTTCGGGTCAGTCGAACGTGACGCTCGGCAGGAAGCGGGTCATCCGGCGTAG
- a CDS encoding glycosyltransferase family 39 protein, whose amino-acid sequence MTTSRRERVGLATLLTVTAALYLWHLSSNGYGNDFYAAAAQAGAQSWSAWFYGALDAHDFITVDKPPAALWITGLSVRLFGMSPWSVLVPQAVMGVAAVAVLYATVRRTLTGTPQAAAGALLAGAVLALTPAAALMFRFDNPDALLVLLLVAAAYCVTRAIESACVWWPVAAGAALGAAFLTKMLEGFVVAPAFALTYLFLSSATWPRRAGHLLAGTTALVLTAGWWIVAVQLIPPGERPFIGGSTDDTELELALGYNGMDRIVGSGRTTHTGIARMFTGEFGIEIAWLLPTAAVAVVFGVHLALRRRLPRSQLAALLMWTAWLLVATAVFGYMRGMVHAYYTVVLAPAIGALIGCAAVWGWQRRVHVDGRAGLSAMAVSAALGAAVLLHRTGFESPRALAAIVGAASVAALGLLAGRRFARAAGVLGIGVALLPTAGFTVATVMTPHHGSQPLAVQQTRNGGWVDDLASNRDLAHLLATATTPWSAATNGSQAAAALEVASGTSVMAVGGWRGDPVPTLPEFIDDVRARLVTFYVEAGRPQHGAVIRSANQTRAHTREIADWVAAHYAGVRFGSSTVYRLL is encoded by the coding sequence ATGACGACCTCGCGGCGCGAGCGCGTGGGCCTGGCAACCCTTTTGACTGTCACCGCGGCGCTGTATCTGTGGCATCTGTCGAGCAACGGCTATGGCAACGATTTCTACGCCGCCGCCGCGCAGGCCGGGGCGCAGAGTTGGTCGGCCTGGTTCTATGGTGCGCTCGACGCGCACGACTTCATCACCGTGGACAAACCGCCCGCGGCGCTGTGGATCACCGGCCTGTCGGTTCGGTTGTTCGGGATGAGCCCGTGGTCGGTGCTGGTTCCGCAGGCGGTGATGGGTGTCGCGGCGGTTGCGGTGCTGTATGCCACCGTGCGTCGCACGCTGACCGGCACGCCCCAGGCCGCGGCAGGTGCCTTGTTGGCCGGTGCCGTCCTGGCCCTCACCCCGGCAGCGGCGTTGATGTTCCGGTTCGACAATCCCGACGCGCTCTTGGTGCTGTTGTTGGTCGCCGCGGCCTACTGCGTGACCCGCGCGATCGAGTCTGCCTGCGTGTGGTGGCCGGTGGCGGCCGGCGCCGCGCTGGGTGCGGCGTTTCTCACCAAGATGCTCGAGGGTTTCGTCGTCGCACCGGCTTTCGCGCTGACGTATCTGTTCCTCTCGTCAGCCACCTGGCCGCGACGGGCCGGCCATCTGCTTGCCGGGACGACGGCGCTCGTGCTCACGGCCGGGTGGTGGATCGTGGCGGTGCAACTCATCCCGCCCGGTGAGCGGCCCTTCATCGGTGGGTCGACCGACGACACCGAACTCGAGCTGGCATTGGGTTACAACGGGATGGACCGCATCGTCGGCAGCGGGCGCACCACCCACACCGGCATCGCCCGGATGTTCACCGGTGAATTCGGCATCGAGATCGCGTGGTTGCTGCCGACCGCCGCGGTCGCCGTCGTGTTCGGTGTCCATCTCGCATTGCGGCGCCGCCTTCCCCGTTCGCAGCTGGCCGCACTGCTGATGTGGACCGCGTGGTTGCTCGTCGCGACAGCCGTGTTCGGCTACATGCGCGGCATGGTGCACGCCTACTACACCGTGGTGCTCGCGCCGGCCATCGGTGCGCTGATCGGCTGTGCTGCCGTGTGGGGATGGCAGCGCCGCGTGCATGTCGACGGACGTGCCGGGTTGTCGGCCATGGCGGTATCGGCAGCGCTCGGCGCCGCAGTGCTGCTGCACCGCACCGGCTTTGAGTCCCCACGCGCACTCGCCGCGATCGTCGGTGCCGCATCGGTTGCCGCGCTGGGCCTGTTGGCCGGCCGACGGTTCGCACGTGCGGCCGGCGTGCTGGGCATCGGCGTGGCACTTCTGCCCACCGCAGGATTCACGGTGGCCACCGTGATGACGCCGCATCACGGAAGCCAACCGCTGGCGGTCCAGCAGACCCGAAACGGCGGCTGGGTGGACGATCTGGCGTCGAACCGGGATCTGGCACACCTGCTCGCGACGGCCACCACACCGTGGTCGGCCGCCACCAACGGTTCGCAGGCGGCCGCGGCTCTGGAGGTCGCGTCTGGGACCTCCGTGATGGCTGTCGGCGGGTGGCGCGGAGATCCGGTGCCGACGCTGCCCGAGTTCATCGACGACGTGCGGGCCCGACTCGTCACGTTCTACGTCGAGGCGGGCCGGCCGCAACACGGCGCGGTGATTCGCAGCGCCAACCAGACCAGGGCACACACGCGCGAGATCGCCGATTGGGTCGCAGCGCATTACGCGGGTGTCAGGTTCGGATCGTCGACCGTCTACCGGTTGCTGTGA
- the stf0 gene encoding trehalose 2-sulfotransferase yields the protein MPDHPTAYLVLASQRSGSTLLVESLRATGVAGEPQEFFQYLPNTSMSPQPREWFADVEDESILRLLDPLVEGKPDLAPATIWRDYVQTVGRTPNGVWGGKLMWNQTALLLERAKDLPDRSGSGLLSAIRDVVGSDPVLIHIHRPDVVSQAVSFWRAVQTRVWRGRPDPVRDARAEYHPGAIAHVITMLRAQEEGWRTWFAEENVKPIDVDYPYLWRNLTEVVGTVLEALGQDPRLAPKPVLERQADQRSDEWVERYRRDAERDGLPL from the coding sequence ATGCCCGACCACCCCACCGCGTACCTGGTGCTCGCATCGCAGCGCAGCGGCTCGACCCTGCTGGTGGAGTCGCTGCGCGCCACCGGTGTGGCCGGCGAGCCGCAGGAGTTCTTCCAGTACCTGCCGAACACCAGCATGTCGCCGCAACCGCGCGAGTGGTTCGCCGACGTCGAGGACGAATCGATCCTGCGCCTGCTCGATCCACTCGTGGAGGGCAAGCCCGATCTGGCACCCGCCACCATCTGGCGCGACTACGTGCAGACCGTCGGCCGCACGCCGAACGGGGTGTGGGGCGGCAAGCTCATGTGGAACCAGACCGCGCTGCTACTGGAACGCGCCAAGGATCTGCCCGATCGCTCCGGGTCCGGCCTGTTGTCGGCCATCCGCGACGTGGTCGGTAGCGATCCGGTGCTCATCCACATACACCGGCCCGACGTGGTGTCACAGGCCGTGTCGTTCTGGCGTGCGGTGCAGACCCGGGTGTGGCGCGGACGGCCTGATCCGGTGCGCGATGCGCGCGCCGAGTACCACCCCGGCGCGATCGCGCACGTGATCACGATGCTGCGGGCCCAGGAGGAGGGCTGGCGCACGTGGTTCGCCGAGGAGAACGTCAAGCCCATCGACGTCGACTATCCCTATCTGTGGCGCAATCTGACCGAGGTCGTGGGGACCGTGTTGGAGGCACTCGGCCAGGACCCGCGCCTGGCGCCCAAGCCGGTACTCGAACGCCAAGCCGATCAGCGCTCCGACGAGTGGGTCGAGCGCTACCGCCGCGACGCCGAGCGCGACGGTCTCCCGCTCTGA
- a CDS encoding TetR/AcrR family transcriptional regulator, which translates to MPKSQRDINPRGKGGQLRDEILHAAGRLLESSSRDAITLRGIAREAGIAAPSIYVHFADRDAVIDAVVTQAFHVLTTACESAYATAEASGAAKVRAVCAAYVRFASEHPAEYRTLFDSPRQVVADKADLPNATGQAHDAGLAAFRPLADALAAAVEDGSAVSADPELDAQALWCGVHGLLMLLSAAPTFPWRDASMLIERLVVALAGLRT; encoded by the coding sequence ATGCCGAAGAGCCAGCGAGATATCAATCCGCGCGGAAAGGGCGGCCAACTGCGCGACGAGATATTGCATGCGGCGGGCCGGCTACTGGAGAGTTCTTCCCGAGACGCAATCACGTTGCGAGGAATCGCGCGTGAAGCCGGGATCGCGGCACCGTCCATATACGTTCACTTCGCCGATCGCGACGCAGTCATCGACGCTGTCGTCACGCAGGCGTTCCACGTCCTCACCACAGCATGCGAATCGGCATATGCGACAGCGGAGGCATCGGGAGCCGCCAAGGTCCGCGCCGTATGCGCGGCATACGTTCGTTTCGCCAGCGAGCACCCCGCCGAGTACCGAACGCTCTTCGATTCTCCGCGTCAGGTGGTGGCCGACAAGGCCGATCTGCCGAACGCGACCGGCCAAGCGCACGATGCGGGTCTTGCAGCGTTCCGACCGCTCGCCGATGCGCTGGCAGCCGCGGTCGAAGACGGGTCAGCGGTGAGTGCCGATCCTGAACTGGATGCCCAGGCGCTCTGGTGTGGCGTGCATGGATTGCTCATGTTGTTGTCGGCCGCGCCGACATTCCCATGGCGCGATGCGTCGATGCTCATCGAGCGACTCGTCGTCGCGCTCGCCGGTCTGCGAACGTGA